One segment of Sinorhizobium sp. BG8 DNA contains the following:
- a CDS encoding ABC transporter substrate-binding protein: MSSRLRTLSALAVSLALLAPTALHAESSFIDHRGKKFTFAKSPERVVTIVRSAPIIYRAIDEKADSIAGMNKDSLDRYFTKGIYAEILPEMAKINASAAQEGFVPNVEAILAQKPDAVIQWTHDEKIIEPLERVGLTVVGWQCCTEQDRLDYVTLTGYMTGRNDRAQAILKAQADTLKALDGKVASLDSAALPTVLHIDKVADQIQVIANGSQDLSLSGVTNPAADNTGEWWRTVDFEQLLVWNPDIIVIPAYATDLNPADFFGNPVLASLKAVKEKRVYKQPVFARTPDAPEIFLTSEWLAAIAHGADFAPDFKKQISDTYKLIYGAELTDDQLKAILESESNAPASKYVEIFG, translated from the coding sequence ATGTCCAGCCGCCTTCGAACCCTGTCCGCACTGGCCGTGTCCTTGGCCCTTCTGGCGCCGACGGCACTCCATGCCGAAAGCTCGTTTATCGATCATCGCGGTAAGAAGTTCACTTTTGCGAAGTCCCCCGAGCGCGTCGTCACGATCGTCCGATCCGCGCCGATCATCTATCGCGCGATCGACGAGAAGGCCGACAGCATCGCCGGCATGAACAAGGATTCCCTCGATCGCTATTTCACCAAGGGCATTTATGCGGAGATTCTGCCGGAGATGGCAAAGATCAACGCGAGCGCCGCCCAGGAAGGGTTCGTACCGAACGTCGAGGCAATCCTGGCGCAAAAGCCGGACGCGGTGATCCAATGGACCCATGACGAAAAGATCATCGAGCCCCTGGAGCGCGTCGGGCTTACCGTTGTCGGCTGGCAGTGCTGCACCGAGCAGGACCGCCTCGACTACGTCACGCTGACCGGCTACATGACCGGCCGCAACGACCGGGCTCAGGCAATCCTTAAGGCGCAGGCCGACACGCTGAAAGCGCTAGACGGTAAGGTCGCCAGTCTCGACAGCGCGGCGCTTCCGACCGTCCTTCACATCGACAAGGTGGCCGACCAGATCCAGGTCATCGCCAACGGCTCGCAGGACCTTTCGCTCAGCGGCGTCACCAATCCGGCAGCGGACAACACCGGCGAATGGTGGCGGACCGTCGACTTCGAACAGTTGCTTGTCTGGAACCCCGACATCATCGTCATTCCCGCGTACGCGACCGACCTCAATCCTGCGGATTTCTTCGGCAATCCAGTCCTCGCCAGCCTCAAGGCGGTGAAAGAGAAGCGCGTCTACAAGCAGCCCGTCTTCGCCCGCACGCCTGACGCGCCGGAGATCTTTCTGACCTCGGAATGGCTCGCGGCAATTGCCCATGGCGCCGATTTTGCGCCGGACTTCAAGAAGCAGATCTCCGACACCTACAAGCTGATCTACGGTGCCGAACTGACGGATGATCAGTTGAAGGCGATCCTTGAATCCGAGAGCAACGCACCGGCAAGCAAATATGTCGAGATTTTCGGCTAA
- a CDS encoding glycosyltransferase yields the protein MNAHVPRLSIVIPAYNVAEYIVPAVVSALDQSFSDLEVIVVDDGSTDDTPALLAKLSEERQDERLRIVRQPNGGLSAARNTGIREARGEYIGFLDGDDLWRPDKAERHVAAMDCDPGIGLTYSASEFIEEDGQLTHRILRPDTLNPSLHEMILRNHVGNGSTPVVRRDCFEVAGFFREDLRSCEDYEMWCRILWLTDAVAIGLPLPLTFYRLRKSSLSFDVDRFVAQADLALEIIQSSMREVPRRLIVRARSEHYRIAARKAVIAGKTDKARSLLAHAFRLRPLMFLTDLRAIAAFVSLAVPEAGLRKVENFILFLRARRA from the coding sequence ATGAACGCGCACGTCCCGCGGCTTAGTATCGTCATCCCGGCTTATAACGTCGCGGAATACATCGTCCCTGCCGTCGTCTCGGCCCTGGACCAGAGCTTCTCCGACCTGGAAGTCATCGTCGTCGACGATGGCTCGACCGACGACACGCCGGCGCTGCTGGCGAAATTGTCCGAGGAGCGCCAGGACGAACGGCTGAGGATCGTGCGTCAGCCAAATGGCGGACTTTCCGCAGCCCGGAACACGGGTATCCGGGAAGCGCGGGGGGAATATATCGGCTTCCTGGATGGTGACGATCTCTGGCGGCCCGACAAGGCCGAGCGTCACGTGGCAGCGATGGATTGCGACCCCGGCATAGGCCTCACCTATTCGGCGTCCGAGTTCATCGAAGAAGACGGTCAGTTGACGCACAGGATACTGCGTCCCGACACGTTGAACCCGTCCTTGCACGAAATGATCCTGCGAAACCACGTGGGCAACGGCTCGACTCCGGTCGTGCGCCGCGACTGCTTCGAGGTTGCCGGTTTCTTCCGGGAAGACTTGCGCAGCTGCGAAGACTACGAGATGTGGTGCCGGATCCTCTGGCTGACGGATGCCGTCGCGATCGGCCTTCCCCTTCCCCTCACCTTCTACAGACTGCGCAAGTCGAGCCTGTCCTTCGACGTCGACCGTTTCGTCGCACAGGCCGACTTGGCGCTGGAGATCATCCAGTCCTCGATGAGGGAAGTCCCACGACGGCTGATCGTGCGTGCGCGGTCGGAGCACTACAGGATCGCCGCCCGCAAAGCCGTCATCGCAGGAAAGACGGACAAGGCACGCAGCCTTCTGGCACACGCTTTCCGGCTCCGGCCTTTGATGTTCCTGACCGACCTTCGCGCTATAGCCGCTTTCGTCTCTCTTGCCGTTCCCGAGGCAGGACTACGAAAGGTGGAAAATTTCATCCTGTTTCTAAGAGCCCGAAGGGCCTGA
- a CDS encoding O-antigen ligase family protein — protein MTTTGLNLRSTTLRLVPDQSLYALMLLSTIVFWLLGILTLVQAIVVVVLAYTRAPSGVLARLVALSWISIGVAQFCASILAGIWREQPGEGIAQVASFGVMGWIVAGLAIWAGAAHRLSGRLIIRSITILGGFIIALAAIGAVGVALGLPALYSPYSLPLLIAPNSVSARLYGSVAIYISEETLGELTTRLILFYPYTTALGLGGIGITLISLLEKDWRFRLCGMAGGLIAVVFSWSRISLGALVICAVGWCWLKASLKLRLAFVGLGLGTLFVLSIADVNWPEAIADLQNRIDGVRAGSSLARQIIYEKSWEGFLQSPVFGHGWIGPSVHPKEMLPIGSHSTFYGLLYTGGALTFGAFAIAIAMTLVAGVIRLLTVSPERRDEIIVMILLSATLLIFCKYESLFSITLPCTYIFAFIGGALEPRGEESSMPSTSPSQETRFSHERARPAA, from the coding sequence ATGACCACGACCGGCCTGAACCTCAGATCGACGACGCTGCGACTTGTGCCCGATCAGAGCCTCTATGCGCTGATGTTGCTGTCGACGATCGTCTTTTGGCTGCTCGGCATCCTGACCCTCGTGCAGGCCATCGTAGTTGTCGTCCTCGCATATACCCGCGCGCCTTCAGGCGTGCTGGCCCGACTGGTGGCGTTGAGCTGGATTTCGATCGGTGTCGCCCAGTTCTGCGCGTCGATCCTCGCCGGCATCTGGCGCGAGCAGCCCGGCGAGGGGATCGCCCAGGTGGCGAGCTTCGGTGTGATGGGGTGGATTGTGGCAGGGCTGGCCATTTGGGCAGGCGCCGCGCACCGCCTTTCGGGCCGTCTCATCATCAGATCCATCACCATACTCGGCGGGTTTATCATAGCCTTGGCGGCAATCGGGGCCGTGGGCGTCGCGCTTGGCCTGCCGGCGCTCTATTCGCCCTATTCGCTGCCGCTGCTGATAGCGCCGAACAGCGTTTCCGCAAGGCTCTACGGTTCTGTCGCAATATACATCTCCGAGGAAACACTCGGCGAACTCACCACGCGCCTGATCCTGTTCTACCCGTACACGACCGCCCTTGGGCTAGGTGGCATCGGCATCACGCTGATCAGCCTCCTTGAAAAGGATTGGCGGTTCCGGTTGTGCGGCATGGCAGGCGGCCTCATCGCGGTCGTCTTCAGCTGGAGCCGCATCTCGCTCGGCGCGCTCGTGATATGTGCTGTTGGCTGGTGCTGGCTCAAGGCGTCGCTGAAGTTGCGGCTAGCCTTCGTCGGTCTTGGGCTTGGTACCTTGTTTGTCCTGAGCATAGCCGACGTCAACTGGCCGGAGGCCATCGCTGATCTCCAGAACCGCATCGATGGCGTGCGGGCGGGTTCCAGCCTGGCAAGACAGATCATCTACGAAAAGAGCTGGGAAGGTTTCCTCCAATCGCCGGTCTTCGGTCATGGCTGGATTGGGCCATCAGTCCATCCGAAGGAAATGCTTCCCATTGGCAGCCACTCAACGTTCTACGGCCTTCTCTACACAGGCGGCGCGCTGACCTTCGGAGCGTTCGCGATCGCGATCGCCATGACGCTCGTGGCCGGTGTGATAAGGCTTCTGACCGTTTCCCCCGAGAGACGTGACGAGATCATCGTGATGATCCTTCTGTCCGCGACACTCCTGATCTTCTGCAAATACGAGTCCCTCTTCAGCATCACCTTACCCTGCACCTACATCTTCGCCTTCATCGGCGGAGCGCTGGAGCCGCGCGGGGAAGAAAGCTCCATGCCGTCCACCTCTCCCTCCCAAGAGACAAGGTTCAGCCATGAACGCGCACGTCCCGCGGCTTAG
- a CDS encoding endonuclease/exonuclease/phosphatase family protein — protein MKFVSYNIQYGVGLDGRYDLPRIVSSLGGADVIALQEVTRGFGRNGNVDMVAALETLLPRHYSVYWPASDIDAGSSLENGRVVSRRFQFGNMILSRWPILSSRLILLPRSRTLDRLNLQRGATEAVIDAPGGPLRVYSLHLDHTYRNERIAQIAHLKERVQAYEIEGGAISGAEEFGLSQPPSPQDYVLMGDFNMTPESPEYCTLAGEADPLYGRQIRATCPVDVLAGLGKRQADSYSWIDPKNHAHRMLIDYCFVSFGLVARLQDAWVDETAAGSDHLPVWFELA, from the coding sequence GTGAAATTCGTGAGCTATAACATCCAGTATGGCGTCGGTCTCGATGGCCGGTATGACCTTCCGCGCATCGTTTCGAGCCTTGGTGGCGCCGACGTCATCGCATTGCAGGAGGTGACGCGAGGCTTCGGCAGGAACGGCAATGTCGACATGGTTGCCGCGCTCGAGACCCTCCTGCCCAGACACTATTCGGTTTATTGGCCGGCCAGCGACATCGATGCGGGGTCCTCGCTCGAAAACGGTCGTGTCGTCAGCCGCCGGTTCCAGTTCGGCAACATGATCCTGTCTCGCTGGCCAATCCTGTCTTCGCGCCTGATACTCCTGCCGCGCAGCCGCACGCTCGACCGGCTCAATCTTCAGCGGGGTGCCACCGAAGCGGTGATCGACGCGCCGGGAGGCCCGCTTCGTGTCTATTCGCTGCATCTCGATCATACCTACCGCAATGAGCGCATCGCGCAGATCGCCCACCTCAAGGAACGGGTCCAGGCCTACGAAATCGAGGGAGGCGCCATCTCCGGTGCGGAGGAGTTCGGGCTTTCCCAGCCGCCCAGTCCGCAGGACTACGTGCTGATGGGAGATTTCAACATGACGCCGGAATCCCCGGAATATTGCACGCTTGCCGGCGAAGCCGACCCTCTCTACGGGCGCCAGATCCGTGCAACATGTCCCGTGGACGTGCTCGCGGGCCTGGGGAAGCGGCAGGCGGACAGTTACAGCTGGATCGATCCCAAGAACCATGCGCACAGGATGCTCATCGACTATTGCTTCGTAAGTTTCGGCCTCGTGGCACGTCTGCAGGATGCATGGGTGGACGAGACGGCCGCTGGTTCCGACCATCTGCCCGTGTGGTTCGAGCTCGCTTGA
- a CDS encoding GNAT family N-acetyltransferase, producing MLIENQPLVVTGPGPCPTITTARLLLRPHRLSDAESIAQSLADHQVTRMLARVPTPYDRQDAVEWLVPVTSGLLPGWALAVTTGDDVHIGCLSFERRGGEWHLGYWLNRFFWGRGYISEAVHAATARFLMRMPGTEIHSGVFADNPASLKVQEKTGFRVTGCGEIFSIARNAMVAHIETRLAPGDFRPAAPRR from the coding sequence ATGCTGATAGAAAACCAGCCTCTGGTCGTCACCGGGCCTGGACCCTGCCCGACGATCACCACCGCGCGCCTGCTGCTTCGCCCGCACAGGTTGTCGGATGCCGAGAGCATCGCACAGTCCCTCGCCGACCATCAGGTCACGCGGATGCTGGCGCGGGTGCCGACGCCCTATGACCGGCAGGACGCCGTGGAATGGCTGGTGCCTGTCACATCCGGCCTCCTGCCCGGCTGGGCGCTGGCAGTGACCACCGGGGACGACGTGCACATCGGCTGCCTATCGTTCGAACGGCGTGGCGGCGAGTGGCATCTCGGCTACTGGCTGAACCGGTTCTTCTGGGGACGTGGCTATATCAGCGAAGCTGTTCATGCCGCCACGGCCCGGTTCCTGATGCGAATGCCCGGCACGGAGATCCACTCCGGTGTCTTCGCCGACAACCCGGCGTCGCTGAAGGTGCAGGAAAAGACCGGCTTCCGCGTGACCGGCTGCGGGGAGATCTTCTCGATTGCACGCAACGCCATGGTTGCCCATATCGAGACTCGCCTTGCGCCGGGGGATTTCCGGCCGGCAGCCCCGAGGCGCTGA
- a CDS encoding GNAT family protein — MISELLREGQSRSPEERLRPERSRTDCPILLSQRLVLRAPHEDDIDALAHLANNANIANMVARMPHPYTVADAADFVRRTIAGGIGKCVYAITKAENGAFLGCCGIEPHDDGKTVELGYWLGEPHWNKGYATEAAQALTDMVFRTRDVEQIDARCRVMNIASRRVIQKCGFQFQATGMIQSLALGGMVPVEWYRLDRKTWVSLKSWGGVR, encoded by the coding sequence ATGATCAGCGAATTGTTGAGGGAAGGCCAATCCCGGTCTCCCGAAGAACGGCTGAGGCCGGAACGGTCAAGGACCGACTGCCCGATATTGTTGTCGCAAAGGCTCGTTCTGCGCGCGCCCCACGAAGACGACATCGACGCCCTTGCCCATCTCGCCAACAACGCCAACATCGCCAACATGGTCGCCCGCATGCCGCACCCCTATACGGTAGCGGACGCCGCAGACTTTGTGCGACGCACGATTGCCGGCGGGATTGGCAAGTGCGTCTACGCTATAACCAAAGCGGAGAACGGCGCATTTCTCGGCTGCTGCGGCATCGAGCCGCACGACGACGGCAAGACCGTCGAGCTCGGATACTGGCTTGGCGAACCGCACTGGAACAAAGGATATGCCACCGAGGCAGCACAGGCGCTGACCGACATGGTCTTCCGCACGCGCGACGTCGAACAGATCGACGCGCGCTGCCGGGTCATGAACATTGCCTCGCGGCGGGTCATCCAGAAGTGCGGCTTTCAGTTCCAGGCGACCGGAATGATCCAGAGTCTCGCACTCGGAGGCATGGTTCCGGTCGAATGGTACAGGCTCGACCGCAAGACCTGGGTCTCGCTGAAGAGTTGGGGAGGTGTACGGTGA
- the rpmA gene encoding 50S ribosomal protein L27, translating into MAHKKAGGSSRNGRDSESKRLGVKKFGGEAVIAGNIIVRQRGTQWHPGQNVGLGKDHTIFALTAGNVNFRTKANGRVYVSVMPKAEAAE; encoded by the coding sequence ATGGCACATAAGAAAGCTGGCGGTTCCTCGCGCAACGGTCGCGATTCCGAGTCCAAGCGTCTTGGCGTGAAGAAATTCGGCGGCGAAGCCGTCATTGCAGGAAACATTATCGTGCGTCAGCGCGGCACGCAGTGGCATCCGGGCCAGAACGTCGGCCTGGGCAAGGATCATACGATTTTTGCACTCACGGCGGGCAACGTGAATTTCCGTACCAAGGCGAACGGCCGCGTATACGTGTCTGTAATGCCGAAAGCGGAAGCAGCGGAATAA
- a CDS encoding glycosyltransferase family 4 protein — MKIAMIGSRGLGTSYGGIERVLDAVSPELVALGHQIDVFAATTASPSNVDGLNVIRVPSINGKHTETITRSMASVARAIGHYDVVHLHAIGPGILSGATRLFRQPTVVTIHGLDQRRDKWGGAAKSCLSLAENVIVNCADQVTVVSEELRRYFLERHDLRTSFIPNGLPVVTRLPRGPFIDSLGLGDRRYILFASRLTPEKGCHDLIEAYSALATDAVLVVAGTATQPEYEAHLRSIAGPEVIFVGHRSGAELQELYSNAAVFVLPSYLEGMSMALLEAMAYGLPIITSDIPENIRVVGNSAVQFETRNVAALSAALTQTLSHSGEPRAVPHSWPTWSRVARDYSNAYKRVVRRPVAVAGELYGQTS; from the coding sequence ATGAAGATTGCCATGATCGGATCAAGGGGATTGGGTACTTCATACGGTGGCATCGAGCGTGTGCTTGATGCCGTCTCCCCTGAACTTGTCGCACTCGGTCATCAGATCGACGTATTTGCCGCGACAACGGCAAGTCCAAGCAATGTCGACGGGCTGAACGTCATCCGTGTGCCGTCCATCAACGGCAAGCACACGGAGACAATCACCCGCAGCATGGCCTCTGTCGCCCGTGCGATTGGCCACTATGACGTCGTGCATCTGCACGCCATCGGTCCCGGCATCCTGTCGGGTGCGACGCGGCTGTTCAGGCAGCCTACCGTAGTCACCATTCATGGCCTGGATCAGAGGCGGGACAAGTGGGGAGGAGCTGCGAAATCCTGCCTCTCGCTGGCGGAAAACGTGATCGTGAATTGTGCCGATCAGGTCACTGTCGTCTCGGAGGAGCTTCGACGCTACTTCCTGGAGCGGCACGATCTGCGCACGTCCTTCATCCCCAACGGGCTACCGGTCGTGACGCGCCTGCCGCGCGGTCCCTTCATCGACAGTCTCGGCCTGGGCGATCGCCGCTATATCCTCTTCGCGAGCCGGTTGACGCCGGAGAAGGGCTGCCACGACCTGATCGAGGCGTATTCGGCACTCGCCACGGACGCCGTGCTGGTGGTCGCCGGCACAGCCACCCAGCCGGAGTATGAAGCTCACCTTCGGTCTATTGCCGGCCCAGAGGTCATTTTTGTCGGCCATCGCAGCGGAGCCGAGCTCCAGGAACTCTACAGCAATGCCGCCGTATTCGTCCTGCCCTCCTACCTCGAGGGCATGTCGATGGCGCTGCTGGAAGCCATGGCCTACGGCCTTCCGATCATCACAAGCGATATTCCGGAAAACATCAGGGTGGTTGGCAATAGCGCGGTACAGTTCGAAACGCGCAATGTCGCGGCCCTTTCAGCCGCGCTGACCCAGACACTCTCGCATTCTGGGGAGCCCCGCGCGGTGCCACACAGCTGGCCGACGTGGTCTCGTGTCGCGCGGGATTACAGCAACGCCTACAAGCGCGTCGTAAGACGTCCGGTTGCGGTCGCCGGCGAACTTTACGGACAAACGTCGTGA
- a CDS encoding acyltransferase, with the protein MLQKADGRPSGFDYLRISLAIAITVFHSVRITHGAEIDMALWESHLRAPLRALLPMFFVLSGFLVAGSLVRCRTLISFLGLRVMRIYPALIGEVLLSALIIGPLLTELPLSAYFTDYQFFRYLANVTGHISFWLPGVFENNPDPGIVNAQLWTVPYELYCYLLLSALAVFGLKRHRWIGLAALIALMVAYWVFREFKPDPKAGLTNISGWMLIFYFLGGVSAYQFRDVIPANPLLLVASVVLTGIFLHAGPTGEYFAVIPVTYVTVYIGLIDFGRTVFSRLSDLSYGLYLYHWTLQQWFVDVFPGAQSAWLTSVAGLVGGLLTAWFSWVLIERPALLSKRLIIRVEDYALSILRRLRELASPIYPRLSSQGAER; encoded by the coding sequence ATGCTGCAGAAAGCCGATGGACGCCCATCCGGATTCGACTACCTGCGCATTTCGCTCGCCATCGCAATTACTGTATTCCATTCGGTCCGTATCACCCATGGCGCCGAAATCGATATGGCATTGTGGGAGTCGCACCTGCGCGCCCCGCTGCGTGCGCTGCTGCCGATGTTCTTCGTGCTGAGTGGCTTTCTGGTCGCCGGAAGTCTGGTGCGCTGCCGCACTCTGATCAGCTTTCTCGGCCTGCGGGTCATGCGCATTTATCCCGCCCTTATCGGTGAAGTCTTGCTTTCGGCGCTGATTATTGGTCCCTTGCTGACCGAGCTGCCGCTTTCGGCGTATTTCACTGATTACCAGTTCTTCCGCTATCTCGCCAACGTCACGGGCCACATCAGCTTTTGGCTTCCCGGCGTGTTTGAAAACAATCCGGACCCCGGTATCGTCAACGCCCAGCTCTGGACCGTGCCGTACGAACTCTACTGCTACCTGCTTCTGTCCGCGCTGGCGGTCTTTGGTCTGAAGCGTCACCGCTGGATCGGGCTCGCTGCGCTCATTGCCCTGATGGTGGCTTATTGGGTTTTTCGCGAGTTCAAGCCGGATCCGAAGGCCGGCTTGACGAACATCTCGGGCTGGATGCTGATCTTCTACTTCCTGGGCGGCGTCTCGGCCTATCAGTTCCGCGATGTTATCCCCGCAAACCCGCTTCTGCTCGTCGCCTCAGTCGTGCTCACAGGCATCTTCCTGCATGCGGGTCCCACAGGCGAATATTTCGCCGTCATCCCAGTCACCTACGTCACCGTCTACATCGGCCTTATTGATTTCGGCCGCACCGTTTTCAGCCGTCTCTCGGACCTCTCCTACGGCTTGTATCTTTATCACTGGACGTTGCAGCAGTGGTTTGTCGACGTTTTTCCGGGTGCTCAGTCCGCCTGGCTGACGTCAGTTGCGGGCTTGGTCGGCGGCCTCCTGACGGCCTGGTTTTCCTGGGTTCTCATCGAGCGCCCCGCACTGTTGTCAAAGCGGCTGATCATCAGGGTCGAAGACTACGCTCTTTCGATTTTGCGGCGGCTGCGTGAACTGGCTTCCCCGATCTACCCGCGCCTTTCAAGCCAGGGTGCCGAACGCTGA
- the rplU gene encoding 50S ribosomal protein L21, with protein sequence MFAVIKTGGKQYRVAANDVVTIEKLVGNAGDKIEFTEVLMVGVGADATVGAPFVEGALVTAEVVEQGRAKKVIAFKKRRRQNSKRSRGHRQHQTTVRIVDIAAAGSKAKKASKKSEAPAEAEAAN encoded by the coding sequence ATGTTCGCAGTCATCAAGACCGGCGGTAAACAGTACCGCGTAGCAGCCAACGATGTTGTGACGATCGAAAAGCTCGTCGGCAACGCTGGCGACAAGATCGAATTCACCGAAGTGCTGATGGTCGGCGTCGGTGCGGATGCAACGGTTGGTGCGCCCTTCGTCGAAGGTGCGCTCGTAACCGCGGAAGTCGTAGAGCAGGGTCGCGCCAAGAAGGTTATCGCCTTCAAGAAGCGTCGCCGCCAGAATTCCAAGCGTTCGCGCGGTCATCGCCAGCACCAGACGACTGTCCGCATCGTCGACATCGCGGCAGCCGGCAGCAAGGCCAAGAAGGCTTCCAAGAAGTCTGAAGCCCCGGCCGAAGCCGAAGCAGCGAACTGA
- a CDS encoding iron chelate uptake ABC transporter family permease subunit: MSRFSAKVSAGREAIGWSGRKLASVSVLPILIGLLVVAILYSVTIGRYDLSVGDVAYILADNLHPLTSPYWDPVQEVVVEQVRLPRIIAAVIVGFGLSVSGAALQGLFRNPLVDPGIIGVTSGAGFGGTLAILLGLQGYVLLAMAFLFGIGSVLLVKLLSTVRGRTSMLTLVLAGVVISAFFSAAISIAKLLADPFQKLPAITYWLMGSIASSNYLDVLLVAAAVVPSSIAIYLLRFQINIMSLGEEKARALGTKVVLVQWIILVASALISAGVVATSGIIGWVGLVIPHVARALVGADHQRLLPVSGVLGAIYLLMVDNLARTVTTAEIPLGIITALIGVPVFAVILRRLHAKGAGPVIEASNLSVERGGRIILKNYSLRLEHGRVLAVLGANGVGKTTLINTLIGVLKPKSGQLSIGGQVGFVPQLFEVPFAYSALDIALMGRARHLGLFGAPGKRDYEIVRHYFQMLGIEHFEPQAFNSLSGGQRQLVMIAQALASECDLLVLDEPCAALDYKNQDKVLSLLKHLQVTHGMTVVFSTHMPQHAVEIASDVLLMTSGSSYVCGPTEEALTAENLTTLYDLPIARADFDGLSKHTYAPVFRHDGARFDG, encoded by the coding sequence ATGTCGAGATTTTCGGCTAAGGTATCGGCAGGCCGGGAGGCAATCGGCTGGAGTGGGCGGAAACTGGCCTCTGTTTCCGTGCTTCCAATCCTGATTGGTCTTCTGGTCGTTGCCATCCTCTATTCAGTTACAATCGGCCGATACGATCTGTCGGTCGGGGATGTTGCCTATATCCTGGCCGACAACCTCCACCCGTTGACCTCCCCCTATTGGGACCCGGTACAGGAAGTCGTCGTCGAACAGGTTCGCCTGCCGCGCATCATAGCGGCTGTCATCGTCGGTTTCGGCCTGTCGGTTTCGGGCGCAGCACTGCAGGGGCTCTTCCGTAATCCGCTTGTGGATCCGGGCATCATCGGTGTGACCTCGGGTGCTGGCTTCGGCGGGACGCTGGCAATCCTGCTGGGATTGCAGGGTTATGTGCTGCTGGCCATGGCCTTCCTGTTCGGCATCGGCAGTGTTCTTCTGGTCAAGCTGTTGTCGACGGTCCGGGGGCGCACGAGCATGCTCACATTGGTTCTGGCCGGCGTGGTCATATCGGCCTTCTTTTCGGCGGCGATCTCCATTGCCAAGCTGCTGGCCGATCCCTTCCAGAAGCTGCCCGCGATCACCTACTGGTTGATGGGCAGCATTGCCTCCAGCAACTATCTGGATGTTCTGCTGGTGGCCGCGGCCGTCGTGCCGTCCTCCATCGCGATCTATCTCCTGCGCTTCCAGATCAACATCATGTCGCTCGGCGAGGAAAAGGCACGCGCGCTCGGCACGAAGGTTGTGCTGGTGCAATGGATCATTCTTGTCGCATCGGCGCTGATCTCAGCCGGTGTGGTCGCGACATCTGGCATCATCGGTTGGGTCGGCCTCGTCATCCCGCATGTCGCCCGCGCTCTCGTCGGCGCCGACCACCAGCGGCTGCTGCCTGTTTCCGGCGTCCTCGGCGCCATCTACCTGCTGATGGTCGATAACCTCGCCCGCACGGTCACCACCGCCGAAATTCCGCTTGGCATCATCACCGCCCTGATCGGCGTTCCCGTTTTCGCGGTGATCCTGCGCCGCCTGCATGCGAAGGGGGCTGGTCCAGTGATTGAGGCAAGCAACCTGAGCGTCGAGCGTGGCGGCCGGATCATCCTGAAGAACTACAGTCTGCGCCTGGAGCATGGGCGGGTTTTGGCGGTTCTCGGCGCGAACGGCGTCGGCAAGACCACCCTCATCAATACCCTGATCGGTGTTCTCAAGCCAAAGTCGGGCCAGCTTTCGATCGGCGGGCAGGTGGGCTTCGTGCCGCAACTCTTCGAGGTGCCGTTTGCCTATTCCGCTCTCGATATCGCCTTGATGGGAAGGGCACGGCACCTCGGCCTGTTCGGTGCGCCGGGCAAGCGGGACTACGAGATCGTCAGACACTATTTCCAGATGCTCGGCATCGAACATTTCGAACCGCAGGCATTCAATTCGTTGAGCGGAGGCCAGCGCCAGCTGGTCATGATCGCCCAGGCGCTGGCATCGGAATGCGATCTGCTCGTGCTCGACGAACCCTGCGCGGCTCTTGATTACAAGAACCAGGACAAGGTTCTGAGCCTGCTCAAGCACCTTCAGGTCACGCACGGCATGACGGTCGTCTTTTCCACCCACATGCCGCAGCACGCAGTCGAGATCGCCAGTGACGTGCTGCTGATGACCAGCGGATCCAGCTATGTATGCGGGCCGACCGAGGAAGCGCTCACCGCCGAGAACCTGACGACCCTCTACGACCTGCCGATCGCGCGGGCGGATTTTGACGGGCTATCCAAGCATACCTATGCACCCGTGTTCCGCCATGATGGAGCCCGGTTCGATGGCTGA